The following proteins are co-located in the Paralichthys olivaceus isolate ysfri-2021 chromosome 10, ASM2471397v2, whole genome shotgun sequence genome:
- the lrrfip1a gene encoding leucine-rich repeat flightless-interacting protein 1 isoform X13, with the protein MGTQGTGRKRSTKKEKSTAEDDALNLIAREAEARLAAKRAARAEAREIRMKELERQQKELSDDDERMSVGSRGSVRVEDRDYLEKGSRAASSLTATTLTSLGGTSSRRGSGETAITVDAETSIREIKEIHELKDQIQDVETKYTQNLKEVKDTLSEVEEKYRKAMVSNAQLDNEKNNLMYQVDTLKDSLMELEELLSESQRGYEEKVKDYDREKHAHSVLQFQFNEMKETLKQSEELLNEIRQLRMKQDGFVREISDLQETVEWKDKKIGALERQKEYTDAIRTERDELREEAVKLKDILKKHGIVLGPDLNINGDIVEAEVDGSSGDSAQQPAQESQTSPAEGNSMLGNTDETEEVDPDQHQEIVKEEAQENQLSSDKLCDVAVSTVETSSGEQTAEEQQTCLSTVDERIGESDLSKDLNIDIPDHPITEAKDIIVTSAEENSPDTETSRCETDLVETETESSSVNTHRDDFKQTCNKLSEKQENKQEEAMESNLSTESCPQQKDVKDIAKDIDNVEAKEIPSKSQGEANASGKRKKKKRRGKKKGNQQKDETEKENSKTEHSVESDKEEQVGSNTTEPNIDDSVAEILKESKMDQVKKEQVGQQIEEAEEAAKALEPTETFSHKEAFQEPNEHDKEQTLKTETIEELKEVAPSKPLSCTETREEIRVNHETNEPNKDQSDTADIIEVVAPTETFSHIETPMELCKEPSMDEQGKEETEKAGEVESIPCPQETHLGTCDLTDTSTSTDCTDGLDNKLTYSVDKSVLSTNGHIIQSESKIIDNVEDEDVVSVDEMKPECKTDTIGQENTEDESHVPSNIDVAADLSESTNVHERIDLTSVLSAYTDDVTSCLKSLSDSKPQPEPSSLRDDSPIMVPDKDPEETTKDIEEAGIQTEQESFPLSVTAPCQAGGNSELKQDGTQKEELERDLKEPGGLIEPESSSHDENGDSASLTNNPDALDIEKGLLETEAQVEHLDEVESQTLECVDLKDESNARETDEIDTTDKLNTPDSQKEEEIGSSCSLAEHLHESSEDKREDDSSQPNQQGSDEEDGEDEEGQSFDFDDMDVEAAFQTNAPENKEEEIVEEGVEVVSDPSENTQNKPTERNDETSTFDECNQVDKESETIHQDKQSTLAHEEATADEARPNIEDGAILNVVESGVVAEDTNQATSFPVEEGLDKQELQGDSLVSPERAVHVASDKEPPHSSKDVRKNSKKGKGKGKEDCKMS; encoded by the exons GTGGAGGACAGAGATTATCTTGAGAAG GGATCTCGAGCAGCTTCTTCCTTAACCGCAACAACGCTCACATCCTTAGGTGGGACATCCTCCCGAAGGGGAAGTGGAGAGACGGCTATAACTGTAGACGCTGAGACATCCATACGAGAAATCAAG GAGATTCATGAACTGAAGGATCAGATTCAAGATGTGGAAACCAAGTACACGCAGAACCTAAAAGAAGTTAAG GATACATTATCAGAAGTGGAGGAGAAGTATCGTAAAGCCATGGTGTCCAACGCTCAGCTGGATAACGAGAAAAACAACTTGATGTATCAGGTGGACACACTCAAGGACTCGCtcatggagctggaggagctgctgtctGAGTCACAAAGAGGATACGAGGAGAAAGTCAAG GACTATGACAGAGAAAAGCATGCCCACAGTGTCCTTCAGTTCCAgttcaatgaaatgaaagagaCTCTAAAACAAAGTGAAGAGCTGCTAAAT GAGATCCGTCAGCTGCGTATGAAACAGGATGGTTTTGTTAGAGAAATATCTGACCTGCAGGAGACGGTGGAGTGGAAGGATAAAAAAATTGGG GCCTTAGAGCGACAGAAAGAATACACAGATGCAATCCGAACTGAGCGAGATGAACTCAGAGAGGAGGCGGTGAAGCTCAAAGACATTCTAAAG AAACATGGAATAGTGTTGGGACCTGATCTAAACATCAATGGGGACATTGTTGAAGCAGAAGTTGACGGGTCCAGTGGAGACTCTGCTCAACAACCAGCTCAGGAATCACAGACGTCACCTGCAGAGGGGAACAGCATGCTCG GCAACACAGATGAGACTGAGGAGGTGGATCCAGATCAGCATCAAGAAATTGTGAAAGAGGAAGCACAAGAGAATCAGTTGAGCTCTGATAAACTCTGTGATGTTGCAGTGTCCACAGTGGAAACATCTAGTGGAGAACAGACTGCAGAGGAACAACAGACATGCTTAAGCACAGTGGACGAGCGCATTGGAGAAAGCGACCTCAGCAAAGACTTAAATATTGACATTCCCGATCATCCAATTACTGAAGCCAAAGATATAATTGTAACAAGTGCTGAGGAAAATAGTCCAGACACAGAAACAAGCAGGTGTGAGACAGATTTAGTGGAGACAGAAACCGAAAGCAGCAGTGttaacacacacagggatgatTTTAAACAGACATGTAACAAGCTTAgtgaaaagcaagaaaacaaacaagaagaagCTATGGAAAGTAATTTGAGTACAGAATCATGTCCTCAGCAAAAAGATGTGAAGGACATCGCAAAAGACATAGACAATGTCGAGGCGAAGGAAATACCCAGTAAATCTCAGGGTGAAGCTAATGCTTCagggaaaaggaagaaaaagaagagaagaggcaaaaaGAAAGGGAACCAACAAaaagatgaaacagaaaaagaaaacagcaaaacagaaCACAGTGTAGAATCAGATAAAGAAGAACAAGTTGGATCTAATACAACAGAACCTAATATAGACGATTCTGTCGCTGAAATCCTCAAGGAATCAAAGATGGATCAAGTAAAGAAAGAGCAGGTCGGGCAACAAATTGAGGAAGCAGAAGAAGCAGCAAAAGCACTCGAACCCACTGAAACCTTTTCTCACAAAGAAGCTTTCCAAGAACCAAATGAGCATGACAAGGAACAAACTTTGAAAACTGAGACAATAGAAGAATTAAAAGAAGTGGCACCAAGCAAACCCCTTTCTTGCACTGAAACTCGAGAGGAAATAAGAGTTAATCACGAAACAAATGAACCAAACAAAGATCAGAGTGACACAGCAGACATAATAGAGGTAGTGGCACCAACTGAAACTTTTTCTCATATTGAAACTCCGATGGAATTATGCAAAGAACCCAGTATGGATGAGCAGGGcaaagaagaaacagagaaagcagGAGAGGTTGAATCTATACCATGTCCTCAGGAGACCCATCTGGGTACATGTGATCTTACTGACACCTCCACCAGTACAGACTGCACCGATGGCCTTGACAATAAGCTTACTTACAGTGTAGATAAGTCAGTACTCTCAACTAATGGTCACATCATCCAAAGTGAGTCAAAAATCATTGATAATGTTGAGGATGAGGACGTTGTGTCTGTTGATGAGATGAAGCCTGAATGTAAAACTGATACCATCGGTCAGGAAAACACTGAAGATGAATCACACGTTCCGAGCAACATCGATGTTGCTGCTGATTTATCTGAATCCACTAACGTTCATGAGAGAATAGACCTCACATCAGTCTTGTCGGCATATACTGATGACGTCACAAGCTGTCTCAAGAGCTTGTCTGACTCCAAGCCTCAACCAGAGCCATCATCACTAAGGGATGACTCTCCCATCATGGTTCCTGATAAAGATCCTGAGGAGACAACAAAAGATATAGAGGAGGCAGGAATACAGACTGAACAAGAAAGTTTTCCTCTCAGCGTCACTGCTCCTTGTCAGGCTGGTGGTAATTCAGAGCTAAAACAAGATGGGACACAAAAAGAAGAGTTGGAGAGAGACTTGAAGGAACCTGGAGGTTTAATCGAGCCAGAAAGCTCCTCACATGATGAAAATGGCGACAGCGCATCATTAACGAATAACCCAGATGCATTAGACATCGAAAAAGGTCTGTTAGAGACTGAAGCTCAGGTTGAACATTTAGATGAGGTAGAAAGCCAGACATTAGAGTGTGTGGACCTGAAAGATGAATCAAATGCCAGAGAAACAGATGAGATTGATACCACTGACAAGTTAAATACACCAGACTctcagaaagaagaagagattgGTTCCTCCTGTTCTCTGGCTGAGCACCTGCATGAATCCAGCGAAGACAAACGCGAGGATGATTCATCTCAACCTAACCAGCAGGgcagtgatgaagaggatggtGAAGATGAGGAAGGGCAATCTTTTGATTTTGATGACATGGATGTTGAAGCAGCTTTTCAAACCAATGCAccagaaaacaaagaagaggaaatCGTTGAGGAGGGAGTTGAAGTTGTGTCAGATCCaagtgaaaatacacaaaacaagccaactgaGAGAAACGATGAGACGTCTACGTTTGATGAGTGTAACCAGGTAGATAAAGAGTCTGAAACAATACATCAAGACAAGCAGAGCACTTTGGCTCATGAGGAAGCCACGGCAGATGAGGCACGGCCCAATATAGAGGACGGAgccattttaaatgttgtagAGTCAGGTGTTGTTGCAGAGGACACTAACCAGGCAACATCTTTTCCAGTAGAGGAAGGATTAGACAAGCAGGAGTTACAGGGTGACAGTTTGGTTTCACCAGAGAGGGCCGTCCATGTAGCCAGTGACAAAGAGCCACCACATTCAAGCAAAGATGTAAGGAAGAACAGCAAGAAAGGCAAAGGCAAGGGCAAAGAGGACTGTAAAATGTCTTAG
- the lrrfip1a gene encoding leucine-rich repeat flightless-interacting protein 1 isoform X11, whose translation MGTQGTGRKRSTKKEKSTAEDDALNLIAREAEARLAAKRAARAEAREIRMKELERQQKEIFQVQKKYYGLNTKFDERVDNRWGDIEQWMEDSERYSRSSQIHMLSDDDERMSVGSRGSVRVEDRDYLEKGSRAASSLTATTLTSLGGTSSRRGSGETAITVDAETSIREIKEIHELKDQIQDVETKYTQNLKEVKDTLSEVEEKYRKAMVSNAQLDNEKNNLMYQVDTLKDSLMELEELLSESQRGYEEKVKDYDREKHAHSVLQFQFNEMKETLKQSEELLNEIRQLRMKQDGFVREISDLQETVEWKDKKIGALERQKEYTDAIRTERDELREEAVKLKDILKKHGIVLGPDLNINGDIVEAEVDGSSGDSAQQPAQESQTSPAEGNSMLGNTDETEEVDPDQHQEIVKEEAQENQLSSDKLCDVAVSTVETSSGEQTAEEQQTCLSTVDERIGESDLSKDLNIDIPDHPITEAKDIIVTSAEENSPDTETSRCETDLVETETESSSVNTHRDDFKQTCNKLSEKQENKQEEAMESNLSTESCPQQKDVKDIAKDIDNVEAKEIPSKSQGEANASGKRKKKKRRGKKKGNQQKDETEKENSKTEHSVESDKEEQVGSNTTEPNIDDSVAEILKESKMDQVKKEQVGQQIEEAEEAAKALEPTETFSHKEAFQEPNEHDKEQTLKTETIEELKEVAPSKPLSCTETREEIRVNHETNEPNKDQSDTADIIEVVAPTETFSHIETPMELCKEPSMDEQGKEETEKAGEVESIPCPQETHLGTCDLTDTSTSTDCTDGLDNKLTYSVDKSVLSTNGHIIQSESKIIDNVEDEDVVSVDEMKPECKTDTIGQENTEDESHVPSNIDVAADLSESTNVHERIDLTSVLSAYTDDVTSCLKSLSDSKPQPEPSSLRDDSPIMVPDKDPEETTKDIEEAGIQTEQESFPLSVTAPCQAGGNSELKQDGTQKEELERDLKEPGGLIEPESSSHDENGDSASLTNNPDALDIEKGLLETEAQVEHLDEVESQTLECVDLKDESNARETDEIDTTDKLNTPDSQKEEEIGSSCSLAEHLHESSEDKREDDSSQPNQQGSDEEDGEDEEGQSFDFDDMDVEAAFQTNAPENKEEEIVEEGVEVVSDPSENTQNKPTERNDETSTFDECNQVDKESETIHQDKQSTLAHEEATADEARPNIEDGAILNVVESGVVAEDTNQATSFPVEEGLDKQELQGDSLVSPERAVHVASDKEPPHSSKDVRKNSKKGKGKGKEDCKMS comes from the exons GTGGAGGACAGAGATTATCTTGAGAAG GGATCTCGAGCAGCTTCTTCCTTAACCGCAACAACGCTCACATCCTTAGGTGGGACATCCTCCCGAAGGGGAAGTGGAGAGACGGCTATAACTGTAGACGCTGAGACATCCATACGAGAAATCAAG GAGATTCATGAACTGAAGGATCAGATTCAAGATGTGGAAACCAAGTACACGCAGAACCTAAAAGAAGTTAAG GATACATTATCAGAAGTGGAGGAGAAGTATCGTAAAGCCATGGTGTCCAACGCTCAGCTGGATAACGAGAAAAACAACTTGATGTATCAGGTGGACACACTCAAGGACTCGCtcatggagctggaggagctgctgtctGAGTCACAAAGAGGATACGAGGAGAAAGTCAAG GACTATGACAGAGAAAAGCATGCCCACAGTGTCCTTCAGTTCCAgttcaatgaaatgaaagagaCTCTAAAACAAAGTGAAGAGCTGCTAAAT GAGATCCGTCAGCTGCGTATGAAACAGGATGGTTTTGTTAGAGAAATATCTGACCTGCAGGAGACGGTGGAGTGGAAGGATAAAAAAATTGGG GCCTTAGAGCGACAGAAAGAATACACAGATGCAATCCGAACTGAGCGAGATGAACTCAGAGAGGAGGCGGTGAAGCTCAAAGACATTCTAAAG AAACATGGAATAGTGTTGGGACCTGATCTAAACATCAATGGGGACATTGTTGAAGCAGAAGTTGACGGGTCCAGTGGAGACTCTGCTCAACAACCAGCTCAGGAATCACAGACGTCACCTGCAGAGGGGAACAGCATGCTCG GCAACACAGATGAGACTGAGGAGGTGGATCCAGATCAGCATCAAGAAATTGTGAAAGAGGAAGCACAAGAGAATCAGTTGAGCTCTGATAAACTCTGTGATGTTGCAGTGTCCACAGTGGAAACATCTAGTGGAGAACAGACTGCAGAGGAACAACAGACATGCTTAAGCACAGTGGACGAGCGCATTGGAGAAAGCGACCTCAGCAAAGACTTAAATATTGACATTCCCGATCATCCAATTACTGAAGCCAAAGATATAATTGTAACAAGTGCTGAGGAAAATAGTCCAGACACAGAAACAAGCAGGTGTGAGACAGATTTAGTGGAGACAGAAACCGAAAGCAGCAGTGttaacacacacagggatgatTTTAAACAGACATGTAACAAGCTTAgtgaaaagcaagaaaacaaacaagaagaagCTATGGAAAGTAATTTGAGTACAGAATCATGTCCTCAGCAAAAAGATGTGAAGGACATCGCAAAAGACATAGACAATGTCGAGGCGAAGGAAATACCCAGTAAATCTCAGGGTGAAGCTAATGCTTCagggaaaaggaagaaaaagaagagaagaggcaaaaaGAAAGGGAACCAACAAaaagatgaaacagaaaaagaaaacagcaaaacagaaCACAGTGTAGAATCAGATAAAGAAGAACAAGTTGGATCTAATACAACAGAACCTAATATAGACGATTCTGTCGCTGAAATCCTCAAGGAATCAAAGATGGATCAAGTAAAGAAAGAGCAGGTCGGGCAACAAATTGAGGAAGCAGAAGAAGCAGCAAAAGCACTCGAACCCACTGAAACCTTTTCTCACAAAGAAGCTTTCCAAGAACCAAATGAGCATGACAAGGAACAAACTTTGAAAACTGAGACAATAGAAGAATTAAAAGAAGTGGCACCAAGCAAACCCCTTTCTTGCACTGAAACTCGAGAGGAAATAAGAGTTAATCACGAAACAAATGAACCAAACAAAGATCAGAGTGACACAGCAGACATAATAGAGGTAGTGGCACCAACTGAAACTTTTTCTCATATTGAAACTCCGATGGAATTATGCAAAGAACCCAGTATGGATGAGCAGGGcaaagaagaaacagagaaagcagGAGAGGTTGAATCTATACCATGTCCTCAGGAGACCCATCTGGGTACATGTGATCTTACTGACACCTCCACCAGTACAGACTGCACCGATGGCCTTGACAATAAGCTTACTTACAGTGTAGATAAGTCAGTACTCTCAACTAATGGTCACATCATCCAAAGTGAGTCAAAAATCATTGATAATGTTGAGGATGAGGACGTTGTGTCTGTTGATGAGATGAAGCCTGAATGTAAAACTGATACCATCGGTCAGGAAAACACTGAAGATGAATCACACGTTCCGAGCAACATCGATGTTGCTGCTGATTTATCTGAATCCACTAACGTTCATGAGAGAATAGACCTCACATCAGTCTTGTCGGCATATACTGATGACGTCACAAGCTGTCTCAAGAGCTTGTCTGACTCCAAGCCTCAACCAGAGCCATCATCACTAAGGGATGACTCTCCCATCATGGTTCCTGATAAAGATCCTGAGGAGACAACAAAAGATATAGAGGAGGCAGGAATACAGACTGAACAAGAAAGTTTTCCTCTCAGCGTCACTGCTCCTTGTCAGGCTGGTGGTAATTCAGAGCTAAAACAAGATGGGACACAAAAAGAAGAGTTGGAGAGAGACTTGAAGGAACCTGGAGGTTTAATCGAGCCAGAAAGCTCCTCACATGATGAAAATGGCGACAGCGCATCATTAACGAATAACCCAGATGCATTAGACATCGAAAAAGGTCTGTTAGAGACTGAAGCTCAGGTTGAACATTTAGATGAGGTAGAAAGCCAGACATTAGAGTGTGTGGACCTGAAAGATGAATCAAATGCCAGAGAAACAGATGAGATTGATACCACTGACAAGTTAAATACACCAGACTctcagaaagaagaagagattgGTTCCTCCTGTTCTCTGGCTGAGCACCTGCATGAATCCAGCGAAGACAAACGCGAGGATGATTCATCTCAACCTAACCAGCAGGgcagtgatgaagaggatggtGAAGATGAGGAAGGGCAATCTTTTGATTTTGATGACATGGATGTTGAAGCAGCTTTTCAAACCAATGCAccagaaaacaaagaagaggaaatCGTTGAGGAGGGAGTTGAAGTTGTGTCAGATCCaagtgaaaatacacaaaacaagccaactgaGAGAAACGATGAGACGTCTACGTTTGATGAGTGTAACCAGGTAGATAAAGAGTCTGAAACAATACATCAAGACAAGCAGAGCACTTTGGCTCATGAGGAAGCCACGGCAGATGAGGCACGGCCCAATATAGAGGACGGAgccattttaaatgttgtagAGTCAGGTGTTGTTGCAGAGGACACTAACCAGGCAACATCTTTTCCAGTAGAGGAAGGATTAGACAAGCAGGAGTTACAGGGTGACAGTTTGGTTTCACCAGAGAGGGCCGTCCATGTAGCCAGTGACAAAGAGCCACCACATTCAAGCAAAGATGTAAGGAAGAACAGCAAGAAAGGCAAAGGCAAGGGCAAAGAGGACTGTAAAATGTCTTAG
- the lrrfip1a gene encoding leucine-rich repeat flightless-interacting protein 1 isoform X12 produces MGTQGTGRKRSTKKEKSTAEDDALNLIAREAEARLAAKRAARAEAREIRMKELERQQKEIFQVQKKYYGLNTKFDERVDNRWGDIEQWMEDSERYSRSSQIHMLSDDDERMSVGSRGSVRVEDRDYLEKGSRAASSLTATTLTSLGGTSSRRGSGETAITVDAETSIREIKDTLSEVEEKYRKAMVSNAQLDNEKNNLMYQVDTLKDSLMELEELLSESQRGYEEKVKDYDREKHAHSVLQFQFNEMKETLKQSEELLNEIRQLRMKQDGFVREISDLQETVEWKDKKIGALERQKEYTDAIRTERDELREEAVKLKDILKKHGIVLGPDLNINGDIVEAEVDGSSGDSAQQPAQESQTSPAEGNSMLGNTDETEEVDPDQHQEIVKEEAQENQLSSDKLCDVAVSTVETSSGEQTAEEQQTCLSTVDERIGESDLSKDLNIDIPDHPITEAKDIIVTSAEENSPDTETSRCETDLVETETESSSVNTHRDDFKQTCNKLSEKQENKQEEAMESNLSTESCPQQKDVKDIAKDIDNVEAKEIPSKSQGEANASGKRKKKKRRGKKKGNQQKDETEKENSKTEHSVESDKEEQVGSNTTEPNIDDSVAEILKESKMDQVKKEQVGQQIEEAEEAAKALEPTETFSHKEAFQEPNEHDKEQTLKTETIEELKEVAPSKPLSCTETREEIRVNHETNEPNKDQSDTADIIEVVAPTETFSHIETPMELCKEPSMDEQGKEETEKAGEVESIPCPQETHLGTCDLTDTSTSTDCTDGLDNKLTYSVDKSVLSTNGHIIQSESKIIDNVEDEDVVSVDEMKPECKTDTIGQENTEDESHVPSNIDVAADLSESTNVHERIDLTSVLSAYTDDVTSCLKSLSDSKPQPEPSSLRDDSPIMVPDKDPEETTKDIEEAGIQTEQESFPLSVTAPCQAGGNSELKQDGTQKEELERDLKEPGGLIEPESSSHDENGDSASLTNNPDALDIEKGLLETEAQVEHLDEVESQTLECVDLKDESNARETDEIDTTDKLNTPDSQKEEEIGSSCSLAEHLHESSEDKREDDSSQPNQQGSDEEDGEDEEGQSFDFDDMDVEAAFQTNAPENKEEEIVEEGVEVVSDPSENTQNKPTERNDETSTFDECNQVDKESETIHQDKQSTLAHEEATADEARPNIEDGAILNVVESGVVAEDTNQATSFPVEEGLDKQELQGDSLVSPERAVHVASDKEPPHSSKDVRKNSKKGKGKGKEDCKMS; encoded by the exons GTGGAGGACAGAGATTATCTTGAGAAG GGATCTCGAGCAGCTTCTTCCTTAACCGCAACAACGCTCACATCCTTAGGTGGGACATCCTCCCGAAGGGGAAGTGGAGAGACGGCTATAACTGTAGACGCTGAGACATCCATACGAGAAATCAAG GATACATTATCAGAAGTGGAGGAGAAGTATCGTAAAGCCATGGTGTCCAACGCTCAGCTGGATAACGAGAAAAACAACTTGATGTATCAGGTGGACACACTCAAGGACTCGCtcatggagctggaggagctgctgtctGAGTCACAAAGAGGATACGAGGAGAAAGTCAAG GACTATGACAGAGAAAAGCATGCCCACAGTGTCCTTCAGTTCCAgttcaatgaaatgaaagagaCTCTAAAACAAAGTGAAGAGCTGCTAAAT GAGATCCGTCAGCTGCGTATGAAACAGGATGGTTTTGTTAGAGAAATATCTGACCTGCAGGAGACGGTGGAGTGGAAGGATAAAAAAATTGGG GCCTTAGAGCGACAGAAAGAATACACAGATGCAATCCGAACTGAGCGAGATGAACTCAGAGAGGAGGCGGTGAAGCTCAAAGACATTCTAAAG AAACATGGAATAGTGTTGGGACCTGATCTAAACATCAATGGGGACATTGTTGAAGCAGAAGTTGACGGGTCCAGTGGAGACTCTGCTCAACAACCAGCTCAGGAATCACAGACGTCACCTGCAGAGGGGAACAGCATGCTCG GCAACACAGATGAGACTGAGGAGGTGGATCCAGATCAGCATCAAGAAATTGTGAAAGAGGAAGCACAAGAGAATCAGTTGAGCTCTGATAAACTCTGTGATGTTGCAGTGTCCACAGTGGAAACATCTAGTGGAGAACAGACTGCAGAGGAACAACAGACATGCTTAAGCACAGTGGACGAGCGCATTGGAGAAAGCGACCTCAGCAAAGACTTAAATATTGACATTCCCGATCATCCAATTACTGAAGCCAAAGATATAATTGTAACAAGTGCTGAGGAAAATAGTCCAGACACAGAAACAAGCAGGTGTGAGACAGATTTAGTGGAGACAGAAACCGAAAGCAGCAGTGttaacacacacagggatgatTTTAAACAGACATGTAACAAGCTTAgtgaaaagcaagaaaacaaacaagaagaagCTATGGAAAGTAATTTGAGTACAGAATCATGTCCTCAGCAAAAAGATGTGAAGGACATCGCAAAAGACATAGACAATGTCGAGGCGAAGGAAATACCCAGTAAATCTCAGGGTGAAGCTAATGCTTCagggaaaaggaagaaaaagaagagaagaggcaaaaaGAAAGGGAACCAACAAaaagatgaaacagaaaaagaaaacagcaaaacagaaCACAGTGTAGAATCAGATAAAGAAGAACAAGTTGGATCTAATACAACAGAACCTAATATAGACGATTCTGTCGCTGAAATCCTCAAGGAATCAAAGATGGATCAAGTAAAGAAAGAGCAGGTCGGGCAACAAATTGAGGAAGCAGAAGAAGCAGCAAAAGCACTCGAACCCACTGAAACCTTTTCTCACAAAGAAGCTTTCCAAGAACCAAATGAGCATGACAAGGAACAAACTTTGAAAACTGAGACAATAGAAGAATTAAAAGAAGTGGCACCAAGCAAACCCCTTTCTTGCACTGAAACTCGAGAGGAAATAAGAGTTAATCACGAAACAAATGAACCAAACAAAGATCAGAGTGACACAGCAGACATAATAGAGGTAGTGGCACCAACTGAAACTTTTTCTCATATTGAAACTCCGATGGAATTATGCAAAGAACCCAGTATGGATGAGCAGGGcaaagaagaaacagagaaagcagGAGAGGTTGAATCTATACCATGTCCTCAGGAGACCCATCTGGGTACATGTGATCTTACTGACACCTCCACCAGTACAGACTGCACCGATGGCCTTGACAATAAGCTTACTTACAGTGTAGATAAGTCAGTACTCTCAACTAATGGTCACATCATCCAAAGTGAGTCAAAAATCATTGATAATGTTGAGGATGAGGACGTTGTGTCTGTTGATGAGATGAAGCCTGAATGTAAAACTGATACCATCGGTCAGGAAAACACTGAAGATGAATCACACGTTCCGAGCAACATCGATGTTGCTGCTGATTTATCTGAATCCACTAACGTTCATGAGAGAATAGACCTCACATCAGTCTTGTCGGCATATACTGATGACGTCACAAGCTGTCTCAAGAGCTTGTCTGACTCCAAGCCTCAACCAGAGCCATCATCACTAAGGGATGACTCTCCCATCATGGTTCCTGATAAAGATCCTGAGGAGACAACAAAAGATATAGAGGAGGCAGGAATACAGACTGAACAAGAAAGTTTTCCTCTCAGCGTCACTGCTCCTTGTCAGGCTGGTGGTAATTCAGAGCTAAAACAAGATGGGACACAAAAAGAAGAGTTGGAGAGAGACTTGAAGGAACCTGGAGGTTTAATCGAGCCAGAAAGCTCCTCACATGATGAAAATGGCGACAGCGCATCATTAACGAATAACCCAGATGCATTAGACATCGAAAAAGGTCTGTTAGAGACTGAAGCTCAGGTTGAACATTTAGATGAGGTAGAAAGCCAGACATTAGAGTGTGTGGACCTGAAAGATGAATCAAATGCCAGAGAAACAGATGAGATTGATACCACTGACAAGTTAAATACACCAGACTctcagaaagaagaagagattgGTTCCTCCTGTTCTCTGGCTGAGCACCTGCATGAATCCAGCGAAGACAAACGCGAGGATGATTCATCTCAACCTAACCAGCAGGgcagtgatgaagaggatggtGAAGATGAGGAAGGGCAATCTTTTGATTTTGATGACATGGATGTTGAAGCAGCTTTTCAAACCAATGCAccagaaaacaaagaagaggaaatCGTTGAGGAGGGAGTTGAAGTTGTGTCAGATCCaagtgaaaatacacaaaacaagccaactgaGAGAAACGATGAGACGTCTACGTTTGATGAGTGTAACCAGGTAGATAAAGAGTCTGAAACAATACATCAAGACAAGCAGAGCACTTTGGCTCATGAGGAAGCCACGGCAGATGAGGCACGGCCCAATATAGAGGACGGAgccattttaaatgttgtagAGTCAGGTGTTGTTGCAGAGGACACTAACCAGGCAACATCTTTTCCAGTAGAGGAAGGATTAGACAAGCAGGAGTTACAGGGTGACAGTTTGGTTTCACCAGAGAGGGCCGTCCATGTAGCCAGTGACAAAGAGCCACCACATTCAAGCAAAGATGTAAGGAAGAACAGCAAGAAAGGCAAAGGCAAGGGCAAAGAGGACTGTAAAATGTCTTAG